The Mercurialis annua linkage group LG7, ddMerAnnu1.2, whole genome shotgun sequence genome includes the window TGGATCGGTTAGAGGTCTCtaatgaatttgtgttcttcataagagttaaagtagacatcctaagctttccaatggttcaagaaccaactcatttggacatttctacaccgagttatgaagttttgaagttcaaGGTTGTGGAGTCTGAGggttgcacgaatcgtgcaacaccttgcacgaatcgtgcataAGTAGAGCAGAAGCAGATTGTTCCCAGAGATATTGCACGATCCGTGCATCCATGTTAAGTTGgtttgcacgattcgtgcaaagGCTTAAAGTTAGAATCGAAAATCTGAAGAAAAGGACAAGGCTTATGCACACTTTCTCTTTTGGCCCAACACTCTTTTGTAGGATatttttatttccctttttgTGAACACTATAAGTACTACTTTATGTTTCAAATTAGGATAGCATGCAACATTCATTACTTTTATTCCTTTTGTGTTGCCTCTTAAAAATAGCTTAGAATCTCTTTAGAGTTGTGTGctccatcttttccaccattgttggtgaAGTTGAAGCTTTTAATGTTTGATTGAACAAGATCTCTTATTAATTAATGCAAGTTTATTTATTgtggaatcttcattatcttgtatGAGTTATTGTTCTTCCATTTTACTTAAGGTAACCTTTCTCTACTTTTTAATGTTTAGTTGTTTGATTAGTGCTTGTATTGAGAACTTAGCCATGAGTGGCTAAGCCCCTTGTTAGGGGGTTGGTATGATAGCCTAGGGTTGTATGATTGGTTGTTTCTTAATGTTGTTTACTCATGTTTTACTCCTATTGCTTATTGCTTGTTTAGGATTAGCTACCCTAATCATGTTTAGAGTTTGATTAATgcaccgagaggtggttgattagattGACTAATAGGATTGAAAACCTAGGTTTTAGAGcgccacgagagtgggtttgaaCTTAGGTGGCCCTAGAGTTGATTGATTAATCGCTAGTTAATCGTTTAGCTATGCtttgtaacacgagagtgagcttggtaTTGATTAGGTGATTAGGTAGCGGTTTTGTTgttccttgaggctcgagagagcgggaataaCGCATTAGACTTCACTCGGCCCTTGAAACACTTCCGATTTGACCAACCAtgaatgcatgacctaggtgTGATTGCCAATCCCTTGACGTTTTcctttattgattttaaatcgtTGATAATTAGTGCTATTTGAGTTATTGCATTTTAGCGTTTAGTTGATTCTTAGTTGTTAGATTTGTCACCTAAAACCAATCTTTATTtgtgctttccgaattgaatttcataatcgatttcattcactttaaacctttagtcctcgtgggatcgacatccgacttccggatttactacgagttgggtttattctcaacaagtttttggcgccgttgccggggactaggttgcgtttaattgattgaaagtattttgaacttcggtcgagttagcttaattttctgtttttacttttattgttCGTTTTTGCTTTTTCGTGGTTTACGCTCGGTTTTCTTGTTGTTGCTTGTGTAGAGAATTTTTCtttgtgtatgcacaatacacgacGAGCCAATCTTCCACTCGAACCGTTTCAAGATAACCTCGGTAGCTTCAAAAGAGGCGTGAAAAGAAGAGCCCGAGTTCCTGTAGTTATGGAAGGTGATGGGCATGATTATGAGGAAGAAGAAAGGTTTAATCCTCTAGTGGACgaaggggaacaacaatatccaccccATCCTCCACTTGAGAATGTGAACCAACAAGGGCATCAAGAACGCCCAAGGGATGTTCGCCCTCGAGTGCACCCGCAAGTGAAAAATCAACCAAGACGGACCTTGGGCGAGTTCTTCTTGCTGAATGTGGACAATGCTACATTTGGGTGTTTtgcaatgccggttcaagcgaCGACCTTCGAGATCAAGCCGAGTACCATCCAACTCTTGGAGAACCGTTGTGCCTTTTATGGGCTAAGTCATGAGGATCCTAATGCGCACATTGCTAGTTTTTTGGGTGTACTCAATacgttcaagcttcatgggataaccgcGGATCAAATCAAGCTCCGAATGTTTCCATTCTCTTTGAGAGACAAGGCTAGTTTGTGGCTCCAATCTCTACCCAACGAGTCGATCCACACTTGGAGGGAGTTAGCTCAAGCATTTCTTAACAAGTATTTCCCTCATGGCAAGACAACGAAGTTGACAAAAGATATTCTTGAGTTTGTGCAATTTGAAGGAGAGTCACTTTATGAGGCATGGGAGCGTTTCAAGGATCTACAATGGAGTGTTCCACATCATAGGCTTAACAAAGAGCATgtgattcaaattttttatgatGCAACAAACATCACTACTAGAGCTACTATTGATGCGGCTTCGGGTGggtctttgatgcaaaagacgtatGAAGAGGCCCTTGAGTTGGTAGAAAAGTTGGCCATGGTGAGTAGCACATGGGGGGCCTATGGATAGAAGGGCACCGGCTAGTCAAAAGTCGGTAATGACGCTTGACCAAGTGAGGGAGATGGAGGCTATCAAGGAAAAAAATGCTTCACTCCAAGCACAATTGGATGCTTTGAAGAAACAAGTTGCGCCAAGAAATGCTCCGGTGGCCTATGTCCAAGTAGGATGCGAGTTTTGTGGGGATTTCAACCACTCGGGGGGGCGAATGCTTAGTCACGGGGCAAAATATGAGTGAGCAAGTGAACTATATTGGGGGTCAAAGGCAAGCCAATGATCCTTATTCCAACACTTATaaccccggatggaggaatcatccaaattTCGGTTGGAGAAACCAAGAAGGtcaaggcaatgctcaagcCTCCAACCAAGCGGGTCCTAGTTTTCAAGGAGGAAATAGACCTCAATATCAACAACAACCACAAGGGCAATACCACACCAACCAACACCAAGGGAATAATTATGGTGGTAGACCACAACACCCTCCCGGTTTCCAACAACCAAGGAACACGGATGAGGGAAACATGCTTGTCAAATTGATGGAGAAATTTGAAAAGATGGAGGCTGAAAATAGGCAACTTCACAATGAAAATAggcaaagggagaagaaccaagcttccaccATCCATCACTTAGAGACCCAAATCTCGCAAATGGCACTTTCGCTTCAAGGTAGACCTCAAGGGGGATTGCCCTCTACTATGGAAAACAATCCTAGAGAGCATGTGAAAGCCATCAAAGTTGTGGAACTTCGAAGCGGTAGAGTCCTTGATGTTGATCATGATAAGGATCTGGAAAAAGCTAATGGCAAGAGGCCAATGATTGTGGAGGTTGAGCCTCAAGTGTTAATAGATGTTGCAAGTTCTAGTCAAGAGCTACCAAAGTCGTGTGAGGAGGTGGCCATTGATATTGATGTTGAAGAACCATATGTGAGACCACCATCACCACCACCTTTTGTGCCTAAAGTaccattcccaagccggttgaGAAAGGCTCCGGATAATGAAAAGTTTCATAAGTTTCTTGAAATATTCAAGAAACTTCAAATAAGCATGAGCCTAGGGGATGCCTTGCGAGAGATGCCCCAGTATGCTaagttcttgaaagacataattatgaacaagcgaaGTTGGGAACAAGGCGGAACAATTCCTCTAACGGAAAGTTGTAGTTCTATTATCCAAAGCAATCTACCGACCAAGCTACAAGATACAGGGAGTTTCACGATTCCTTGCTTAATTGGCACTTCTTCTTCTCTTAATTGTCTTTGCAATTTAGGTGCAAGTATAAATCTAATGCCGTTGTGTCTTTTCAGGAAAATATGTGGAAACCAACCGATAAAACAAACTTCCATGATGCTCCAATTGGCCGACCATTCGCTCAAGAGACCGCACGGGGTTGCGGAAGACGTGCTAGTAAAAGTGGGCaagttcatctttccggtggacttTGTTGTGCTTGATTATGCGGTCGACAAAGATTGCCCCATGATTCTTGGGCGTCCTTTTTTGAATACCGGGAGAGCATTGGTTGATGTTAATGCGGGGAAGATAACATTGAGAATGAATGATGAGAGCATGGTGTTTGACATCAAGCATGGCAAAAGCAAGTGTGGGGAGGAGAAATGCATGAAGATTGATACTATTGAGCCCACATTGCATGTGCCAATAAAGGAGGTTCCTAAGAAAGAACCCGAAGTTGTGTGTGcaaaaatcaaaacaacacCTCATATCAAGCCACGCAAGGGAAAACCAAGATGTTGGGCATCATGGAAGTTGAAGCTCAACGGGATAGCAACCGCAAGCAAGAGACAAATATGCATGGAAGTTGCTACTCTTGGTGAGTACGTCCAAGTTCGAACCTCTCAAGCACATTCACATGCGAGGAAGTTGATTTCTAAATGGAGCGGACCATTTAAGATACGGCGGAAATTGAATGATGGTTTGATTGAGTTGGAGGGAGCCAATGGAGATGTTTTTAAGGTGCTTGGAGAATGGTGCAAACCATATCCTAGAGTGTTGATCATTGAAAGTCGTAAGCAAGTCTCTCTTTTTGATCCTCCATGAATTTGAGGATCGCtagtcgagctttcgactcTAAACAagtgcacttgggaggcaatcccaagaggttCGTCTTAGtgctttcatttatttttagtgtttatAGTTGTTTAGAgtttatgtttgtttatttattttccgttttttttgttttgttcaaGATAACGCCGGGGTGTTTTGGTTGTGGTGTGTAGGAGAATTGCGGAAAAGAGAAATTCAGAAATTCCCATCCTGTGCATTGCATGATCCGTGCAAGCCTCTTAAGTTCAGTTGCACGGATCGTGCAAAAATTAAGAAAGGGGGCAGAATGTTTCTCAGATTGTTGCACGGATCGTGCAACACAAATATGAGGCtttgcacgattcgtgcaactCAACTTAGGGAGGGGGAATTGAAATTTTCCTATTGGTCCATCATTTAGGCACTTGGATTGTTGAGGTGGCTTAACCTTTCATAAGAAatacaaaacacaaaaattgaCGAGTTTGCATCATCTTAGagcattcaaattcaaatttgtttcttaaccataAATAGACACCCaacacttcatcttctccatctttCTTTTCCTTATCTAGCAATCTTCCATAGCCAAAAAGCTTCTATCTCATTAAAACTTCCACCACACTTAGCCACCACCAAAAGCCACCCAAGCAAAATTCTGATTTCATTTCCAACTACTCTTTTCCCTACTCTATAATGTCTCGAGtcacaaaattaaaaaggaaatcGTAAAAGTGCAGTAGGAGCAACCGGCTCCAAATGTTTTTGCGGGTGGAAGTGGTTTTGAGGCGGAGCAACAATAATTCATGAAAGAGTGAAGAGAAATGTGGAAGTATATCCGGGCACGCCAAAGGTGATAAGAGGAAAAACTAAGGGATGACTTCAATGTCCAAGGGGTCCTCGCTATCCATCGCCGACACCATCCCCCGAACCGCCGGTGTTCGATTGAACACTTGAGATTTGATTTTCTAAACTCAACtcctattcaatttttatatgtcTAATTTCTTAGCATTGAGGACATTGCATCGAaatgtgtgaggagggttggaaaATTGAATGTAGTTGCGTAGGATTGTTTgtgttatttttattgttttattgttttcttgtgTTATGATTGTTTAGTTTATTTTCTTGTAAGCTTTGTTATTGTGATAGTGTGTAGGTTGTAGTGTTGCCTAGCACTAATCTCTTGTCTTGAAATCATATTTATGGAAATGAGTATttatgcaatttttgaaaatttgtcaacaaTTGATATCTCCCGGGCTATGAAACATGTAAATGTTTTCATCTAGTTTAAGCAATTCATGGtggatgcttgcttaatgaaatgCAATGGAATTGGACATGTTTAGTTGGCATTAGGACGAGTCCATTAATTgtgtgatttttggacataacCGAGGTACTTGATTCGGATGCATGATATGTGCTTTAATGGAAAATCTTGTGTCACTTTGAGTATGAACATATTTTGGCATGAATTCATAAGACTTAAGCATATGAGCATGACACCGCCCTTTTATTTGAGCATTTTGAGCCTAATAATTTATTGTGAGTGTCGTTTTGTCGgaattcctagaatttgctcgGTGTCCATTCGAGATTGCATTGTTGAATGATTGATGATGagatgagtatggcattaggTGTAACCAATTCTAGAGACCACTTTAAATGCTTACCTTTTACCTCTAGATAGCCAAGTTTGGGCCTAGACCTTTGTTGATATAACCGTATTCACACACTAATTCCGTTCTTCCATTTCCACTTTAAACACCTGAACTTGACTTGAGAACTAGTGTGAAGAGGATGAGGTAGTAGCTTGATGAAAAAGAGAGTTTGAACTTGAATATAAAAGAGAAATTCTATGCCTAGAAAGTtagaagagaaagaaaaatacaaaagaaaaaaaatagagagaaaagaagaaaaatataaaaatagaaaaaaaaagaaaaagaaaaaaaaagagaaaagaaaaataaaggcaTTACAATGAAAAAAGAGTCAAAAGGAGTTCAAGTGTGCTAAATTCCAAGCTAGCCCAAGTGTTTGATGATTAATGTTTTATCTAGTTGCAAGTCAAGTTTTAGCCTAAATATCAACTTTGACCTACCCCGACCCTTGGCCACGTTACAACCCGGAAAAGACCATATGATAATTGTCGATCATCGAGCTAAGTAGTGGAGTTTAGGACTATGAGCAAACTTATGGGAATTCCTTATTTTGTGTGCTTCATTTCTTAGtcttaaacacttgtgtgtgaGAGCGAAATCTTGTGAGAAATATCTGCTTGTGTTTAATGCTTATGAGTGATTGCCATTGTGTTCATATTCTAAGATTCACCAAATGATCGCATGTCCCTTAAGTGATAGTGCACTTGTGATTGTCGGTTGAAAATTTGTTAAACTTTATGACTTGTCTTGAGTGCCATCTTCATATGTCTTATCTATtgcattcctcatttgtttgcatgaATCATGAGTTATTGACACTAGACAATTACATTTGCACCTTCATCGATTGGGAGTACTTTTGTTGACGAGTAGTCGGTTTTGCTAAGTTCTTGAATCCTAGTTATAAGTGAGTTTtgttcttgcttggggacaagcaaagatttagtgtgaggaggtttgataggagtattttactcctatttagagtgtcgtttccgcatgcttttattatgttttgtcatgtttttatggtattccgAATGCCTTATTgcatgttttagtatttcagatacttgggagcattgcggaagcattttggtgcaaaagatggaaaagtcgacgaaagagaggcgaaagctcatttgcaattctgaaaagctgacccctctGCACTATTTGACCAATTTGGATCGGTTAGAGGTCTCtaatgaatttgtgttcttcataagagttaaagtagacatcctaagctttccaatggttcaagaaccaactcatttggacatttctacaccgagttatgaagttttgaagttcaaGGTTGTGGAGTCTGAGggttgcacgaatcgtgcaacaccttgcacgaatcgtgcataAGTAGAGCAGAAGCAGATTGTTCCCAGAGATATTGCACGATCCGTGCATCCATGTTAAGTTGgtttgcacgattcgtgcaaagGCTTAAAGTTAGAATCGAAAATCTGAAGAAAAGGACAAGGCTTATGCACACTTTCTCTTTTGGCCCAACACTCTTTTGTAGGATatttttatttccctttttgTGAACACTATAAGTACTACTTTATGTTTCAAATTAGGATAGCATGCAACATTCATTACTTTTATTCCTTTTGTGTTGCCTCCTAAAAATAGCTTAGAATCTCTTTAGAGTTGTGTGctccatcttttccaccattgttggtgaAGTTGAAGCTTTTAATGTTTGATTGAACAAGATCTCTTATTAATTAATGCAAGTTTATTTATCgtggaatcttcattatcttgtatGAGTTATTGTTCTTCCATTTTACTTAAGGTAACCTTTCTCTACTTTTTAATGTTTAGTTGTTTGATTAGTGCTTGTATTGAGAATTTAGCCATGAGTGGCTAAGCCCCTTGTTAGGGGGTTGGTATGATAGCCTAGGGTTGTATGATTGGTTGTTTCTTAATGTTGTTTACTCATGTTTTACTCCTATTGCTTATTGCTTGTTTAGGATTAGCTACCCTAATCATGTTTAGAGTTTGATTAATgcaccgagaggtggttgattagattGACTAATAGGATTGAAAACCTAGGTTTTAGAGCGccatgagagtgggtttgaACTTAGGTGGCCCTAGAGTTGATTGATTAATCGCTCGCTAGTTAATCGTTTAGCTAtgccttgtaacacgagagtgagcttggtaTTGATTAGGTGATTAGGTAGCGGTTTTGTTgttccttgaggctcgagagagcgggaataaCGCATTAGACTTCACTCGGCCCTTGAAACACTTCCGATTTGACCAACCAtgaatgcatgacctaggtgTGATTGCCAATCCCTTGACGTTTTcctttattgattttaaatcgtTGATAATTAGTGCTATTTGAGTTATTGCATTTTAGCGTTTAGTTGATTCTTAGTTGTTAGATTTGTCACCTAAAACCAATCTTTATTtgtgctttccgaattgaatttcataatcgatttcattcactttaaacctttagtcctcgtgggatcgacatccgacttccggatttactacgagttgggtttattctcaacaaGTGACCAGGACCTTCTTCAGTTCTTCAAATGCTTTCTCGCAGTCTTTGTTCCATTCGAATTGTCGTGCTCCTTTAAGGGCTTTGAAGAACGGCAaacatctttttgctgagcaggACAAAAATCTtccgagtgctgtgattcgctCATTGAGTTTCTGAACTTCATTTATGCTCCGgggtgccttcatgtccataatcTCTTTGATCTTTTCTGGGTTCGCTTCTATTCCTCTTTGGGATATCATGAATCCCAGGAACTTTTCTCCTTGTACTCCGAATGTGCATTTGTCAGGGTTCAATTTCATCCCGAATTTGTTTAGTATTTTGAATGTCTCCTCCGGGTCTTTGTAGTCCACGCACATTCtgttctcaaattcatgcacggtgctgaggtatcgctgaggtggaggtcattttacaccaatgaataaaATGCCATCTTAGCACCGttcatgaatttgagaaaaagtgctagttcgtgcatgaaaatgaaaaattttaaactgcgtgattaaaataaaaaacgtgtaaatttcgtgatttttttgacattaaccccaAAAAAAAACATGGGGATTATTAGAATAATTGGCAAGTGTAAATTATGCTATATGTCAGAAGTGTTGGAATAATTTGATCTAAATTTTATTACCTAGACATACGTTGCATAAgtatgataatataaaaaaatgtggCACCCCTcccatttgacataattcacagcttatttgaaaatcaaacaatatgattccattttatttttcacAACGATTTATTTATTCCATCCATTTTcggtgttagtcaacgaagtcaacgAAACTACATGGTTCTGCActtttttttaacgatttggtCCCACTTTTGTTTTTATCATCGATTTTGCTCctcatatttgaaaattaatttactcgTAAGTCctttgacttcgttgactaacaccaaaaatggatGGAGGGACTAAGCTGTTTacagaaacaaaaataagaggccatatcgtttaattttcaaacaggaAGGATTAAATTGTGAATTATACCTACACATTTCGTTGTATGagggatattaaactctatcTGTAGATCACTGATCTTTTCTTAAATaacagaaaggtcactaaacCGATTTTCCCTACAAAATAGTCACTGaaatatactttttattataaaaatgtttcTGTTGTTACGAAAAGTTCactaaactttttataaattacaaaaaggtcattaATTTATAcgttttattacaaaaagatcACTAAATCATGTTCCTTTTTATAATTTCAGCTTGCAACGTAAGCAAAATGTTGCATTTTTGCGTgtacccttttgtaataaaatgtatAATTCAGTTATCATTTTGTAAGAACAGTTTGTTGAGagatctttctgtaatttgaaaaagtttggtgACCTTAGAGTCTTATATCTTTGTATGAgtgtaataatataaaaatatgttcTAAAATGCAAAGAGaaatgcttgattttgtttttttattttaattatagttagcAATGAGCATTGTGTTAGTTAGCTGGgttgtttaaaacgttctagTTATTATAACAAAGTAGTAACAGTATGAATGCATTTAACAAGCATAAGTGAGCAAAACCATTTGCTTGTGCATTGACCAAGTAAATAACCTAAAATAGATTGAAAATTAACTATACTTTTTAACCTACTAACTACACAATCATAAAAATAATGAGTTGTCATGTCAAAGCAACACTAATTCCTTACTAACTAACCAAAAAACATACATAGGTTGTCAAATTTCCAATTACCCTCTCCATCCGTCGATCTGCATGCAACCACTTCTTACCATGCAAACCCTAATTTCcctcttttttatcttttattactATTTACCTTTCCCAAACTTCTCCCCATCTCCTCATGGAGGAGCGGCACTCAACTTTCAGTGTTGAGTCCACCGGCGACGAACCACCTCTTCACCAAAGACCCTCTTCGGCCAACTACGAGCCGGTTTTCCAGCCACGACCATTTCCTTCTCGTAAAAGCTCAATTCAAGATAGATCAAGAACTGCTTCCATTGAATCCGAGACTTATGTTATACAAATACCTAAAGAACAAATATTTAGCGTTCCTCCGCCCGAAAATGCCATCATCGCGGAACGTTATCGGAACCCAGAAACGAAAGACAACCATCGTAGCAAGCGGTTGCTGTGTGCTATCATAGCTTTGATTGTGTTCGCTGGCATAATTGGGATAGGTATAGGAGCTTTTCGCATTCTTTTTAATCCCGAAGTTCCGTCTTTCTCCATTGTTAATGTTCATGCCAAGAACAAAGAAGCAAACTCCCCCCATCATAGTAAGAAGAAATCAAATATTCTCTACGAGCTGAAGCTGcagacaaataataaaaataaaagattggaAAATATTTATGACCGCAATGGCCATTCAACATTATTATATAAAGGTGTCAAGATTGGAACAGGTAAATTTCCAGAATTTTATCAAGCTGCTGATAGTTCAAAGAAAATTTCATTGGATCTAACTAGCTCAAATAGTCCATTGCCTCATGACATTGAGAAAAGTATTGGAGATAAATCCGGAAAACGACATGTCGCTTTGTCTCTAAAAATGAATGTTCCAGTGAAAATGAAGTTGTGGAGCAAGGTAGTTGACGTTGTTTGTAATTtcaaggtgaaatctttgggttCTACAGGTAAATATAATGTTATATCACAGAATTGTCAAACTAAATTCAACTAAGAATTAATGTGTTTTGGCTTCagttttttagtttaattttattgatgtCATCCTATATCAGTTCTTATAATTCGTAAGCTGTGGCTTCAAATATGTGGACAAATTTATATATTCTATTCCTATTTTTGCTCTCCTGATAATGTGCCTTATTTTAATGAGTTTTATAAACTTATATATAATTCATTTGCGAAACAATATccatttatgtttgttttacttttaattCATTTGGAGTTAGACAAAATTCTTCTCTGGACGAATTCATAGTGGAATAAGTGAACTCGCAATTTCGAAGAATTTTTcttgtattatatatatgttaaaattgtGTATTAACCAATGGGGGTTGTTTCAAGTGGTAAGtggcttgatatcgcttaagtAAGGTCTCAGGTTCGAGTCTTatgaatgcagaaaatccccACTggtagactcacccaccataCCAAATGCGCGACGCAGGTCGGATCCGGAATAGTCTGGCGAAGCCTTGAAAACCGGATGGGCAACCAAATAAAAGATTATGTATTGAACTTTGTCCATCGATTTTTCACTAAGTTCCAAATGTGTATTGGTAACTGATATATTTAGTTTCAGCTGATGTGGCTCATTGTTAATGGTAGCTTATTAGTTAGTGTGGATAGCTGATGTGGCAGCTTGTTAGTGGTAGTTAGTTAACACACTTTATGTGTGTGAGTAGCTGTTATTCTGTTAACACTGTATATACAGTAGCTTGTATTGTTCTTCATTTCTTTAAgatcaattaataaaaattctgATTTAACATGGTATCGGAGCACTAGGAATCTGATCCTAGGGTTTCAAAACTCCTTCAATCAAAGAAGAAAATTGATCTTAAACAACTTCATCATCTACAAATCCAATCGACATGGAAAGAACTGTTCAAAGTGGAGATTTAGGTCAAGAATCGACCTCAAATGTTACGAGAAACGCTAATATCTACAATAGAGATCCTCTTTTGCTGCAATCATCGGATAATCCTAATATTACTTTGGTGAGTACACTTTTAACTGTGAATAATTACTTCAGTTGGAGTAAAGCTGTTAAGATTGCTTTAGGTGCTAAGACAAAATTAGGGTTTATTAATGGGAAATGCACAATGCCTTGTGAAGAATCAGATGCTTATGAGAAATGGATTAAAGTAGATTGCATGGTTATTTCTTGGTTGCTTAATTCAATTTCAAGAGATTTTTCTGGAGCATTTTCGTGTGCATCTTCTGCTAAGGAATTATGGGATGATTTGAAGCAACGATTTGGTCAGAGTAATGGACCTATGCTTTATCAATTGAAAAGAGAAATAGCCCTAATCTCTCAAGGAAATGACGAAATATCAGTGTATTTTACTAAACTGAAAAGGTTGTGGAATGAGCTTAGCTGTATGCTTGTTTTACCATCTTGTACTTGTGGAGCTCTTAGAAACTGCACCTGTGGATTAGGAAAAGCTGTGGCAGATTACAATTCCCAAGATCGTTTAGTTCAATTTCTAATGGGACTAAATGAAGAATATGATTACACTAAGAACCAAATCCTTCTTATGGACCCTTTACCAAATGAAAACAGAGTATACTCCATGCTTTTAACAGTGGAAAAACAGGGACAGATCAGTAGAAACAACTCACCAACAGTGGACAGTAGAGCTCTTTTGGCAAACCCTCAAGGATATGGGAGATCTACTTGGGAAAACCAGAAAAATTATGGACAGAATTACAAGAAGGACAACAAGGATAAAGGGCATTGTGATTATTGTAATAGAGATGGTCATGTCAAAGCAGGCTGTTTCAAACTAATTGGATATCCTGAGTGGTTTAAAGGGAATAAACCTAAAGGACAGCAGCGGAACACAAGAATGATGGGACAAGCTCATAATGCTTATGGAAATAACAACTCTAGTTGTAATGATGAACATACTGAGCACAAAAGGGAAAGCTGGGATTTACCAGAAAACTTCACCAATTATGAACAATTGGGAAATACTCTTGTAGGGATGCTGAGATTTATTAAAGGAAAATCACTAGCAGATGCATCTTCTGGGAAGTTTGCTGGAACAGTGGAACGAATCTATGGAGATCCTTTGACATTTTCAGGTATTACTCCATCTTATGCTTTTAGTGGTCTTAGATTATATGATAAATGTTCTTGGATAATAGACACTGGAGCATCTGATCACATGAATTTCAATCCTTCCTTACTTAAAACCTAAAATGCTCTTTCAAAACCTA containing:
- the LOC126656733 gene encoding NDR1/HIN1-like protein 13, with protein sequence MEERHSTFSVESTGDEPPLHQRPSSANYEPVFQPRPFPSRKSSIQDRSRTASIESETYVIQIPKEQIFSVPPPENAIIAERYRNPETKDNHRSKRLLCAIIALIVFAGIIGIGIGAFRILFNPEVPSFSIVNVHAKNKEANSPHHSKKKSNILYELKLQTNNKNKRLENIYDRNGHSTLLYKGVKIGTGKFPEFYQAADSSKKISLDLTSSNSPLPHDIEKSIGDKSGKRHVALSLKMNVPVKMKLWSKVVDVVCNFKVKSLGSTVLIIRKLWLQICGQIYIFYSYFCSPDNTKFFSGRIHSGISELAISKNFSCIIYMLKLCINQWGLFQVFQLMWLIVNGSLLVSVDS